The sequence GTGAGAACGCGGCGAGCTATGCCATCGCGGGCAGCGAGCGCACCGCCGCACTGATCGAGCACGAGCTCGTCGGCGGCGAGTGTTCGTATTGGGCCTGTATGCCCAGCAAGGCGTTGCTGCGTCCCGGGGAGGTCCTGGGTGCCGCACGCAACATGGCCGGTGTATCCGCCGGAGCCCTCGATCCGCAGGCCGTACTCGCCCGGCGGGACTCGTTCACCAACAACCACGACGACTCGTCGCAGGTGATGTGGGCCGATGCGCAGGGAATCGAGGTGATCCGCGGCGCGGCGTGCCTGACCGGCGAGCGGACGGTGACGGTGGGCGGCTCCCGCCGTATCCGCGCCCGGCAAGCCGTCGTCGTGGCGACGGGAACCACGGCAGCGATTCCGGACACACCCGGGCTCCGCGCAGCCTTGCCGTGGGCCTCGCGGGATGCCACCAATCTGCGGGAGGTCCCGCGCCGGGTCGCAGTGATCGGCGGCGGCGTCGTAGCCTGCGAGAGCGCGTCGTGGCTGCTCGACCTCGGTGTCGAGGAACTCACCATGGTGGTGCGAGGCCGAGGGCTACTCGCAAAGAACGAGCCGTTCGCCGGGAAGCTGGTGGCCGAGGGACTCGAAAAGAAGGGCGCCCGACTCCTCTTCGGCGCCGACCTCCGCGGTGTGGAGCGTCCCGATCCGCAGGACACCGGTGTCGGCCGGATCCACGGCGGCCCCGCCACGCTCGACGTGGCCGGGCAGGACCCGTTCGAGGTCGACGAGATCGTGGTCGCGACCGGCCGCACCCCTGCGACTTCGGGGCTGGGAGTCGACCCGCGACTGCTCGACGCGCGCGGCTATCTTCCCACCGACGACCACATGACCACACCGGACGGATGGTTGTACGCCGTCGGCGACGTCAACGGGCGGGCATTGCTCACTCACATGGGCAAATATCAGGCGCGGGTCTGTGGTGACGTGATCGCGGCGCGGGCGGAGGGAAGACCGCTCGACGGTTCCCGCTACAGTGCGTCCGCCGATCACGGGCAGGTTCCCCAGGTGGTGTTCTCGGACCCCGAGGTCGCTGCTGTGGGAATCACCGAGAAGGAGGCCCGCGACTCAGGCGTGGACGTCGAGACGGTCGAAGTCGACATCGCCGTCGCGGGCTCGTCCCTCTCTCGCGACGATTTCGGCGGCCACGCGAAACTTGTCGTCGATCGAGGTTCCGACACCCTGCTAGGTGCGACTTTCGCCGGCACGGACGTCGCCGAACTGGTGCATGCCGCGACGGTCGCCGTCGTGGGAAGGGTGCCGCTGGACGCCCTGTGGCATGCAGTGCCGTCCTACCCGACGGTGAGCGAGGTGTGGCTGCGGTTGCTCGAGGCACGGCGATGAGCGGTCCCGGCGCGAGAACGCCGTTCAAATCGGTTTCTCAGGAGGTCTACGTATAGTCGCCGACATGGCGTCCGACATTCGCACGACAGGCACAGTCGCGACCGACAGAGCAGCGACCGACACAGTGGTGAAGACCACCGACGGGATGGTGCGCGGCCGACGGCTCGACGACCTCGTGGCCTGGCGCGGGATTCCCTATGCTGCCCCGCCGGTAGGTCCGCTGCGACTGCGGGCGCCCCAGCCGGTCACCCCGTGGAGCGGGGAACTCGATGCCACCGAATTCGGGGACGCGGCCGTGCAGCACAAGAAGTTCACGGTGCTGCGGCCGGGCAAGTACCAGCCGAGCAGTGAGAACTGTCTGACCCTCAACGTTCTGGCCAGGCCCGGCACCTCCGGTAAGCCCCGCCCGGTGATGGTGTTCGTCCACGGCGGCGCATACACACTGGGCATGTCTGCGACCGCACTGTACGGCGGTCAGTCACTGGTACGCCGGGGCGATATCGTCTACGTGTCGATCAACTACCGGCTCGGTTCGCTCGGCTACCTCGATTTCACCCAGTTCTCCACCCCCGAGCGGCCATTCGATTCCAACCTCGGGCTGCGCGACCAGGTGGCGGCACTCGAGTGGGTGCAACGCAACATCGCCGGATTCGGCGGCGACCCCGACAATGTCACCCTGTTCGGTGAGTCCGCGGGCGGAAACGCGGTCACCACCTTGATGACCACACCTTCCGCTCGCGGCCTGTTCGCTCGTGCGATCGCCGAGAGCTCGGCGCCCGGTCTCGTCACGACGGCCGAGCGGGCCGCCGGGTGGGCCGCCGACTACGTGAAACTCCTGGGCGCCGAACCGGAGAACGCGGCCGAGGCCTTGAGTACCTCACCCGTCGGAGCGCTCGGTCGAGCGGGAAACCGGCTGGGTGCCAAGGTTCTGGTGGAAACTCCCGGGCTTCACCCGTTCGGTCCCGTGATCGACGGGGACTTTCTTCCGAAGCCACCGCTCGACGCGTTCTCCGACGGCTCCGCGCACCGTGTCCCGCTGATCATCGGCACCAACAGCCGTGAGGGCACACTGTTCCCGAAGGTCTTGGACGCCCTGCCCACCGATCCTGCGCGGATCGGCCGGATGTTCGAGCTCACCGACCCAGCGGCACAAGCCCGCGTCACCGCAGCCTATCCGGGCTATCCAGCCCCCGACGCCGCGGTGGACCTCGGTGGTGACCTGACGTTCTGGAAACCGTCGGTGGAACTGGCCCAGGCGCATTGCGCCTACGCACCGACGTACAGTTATCGGTTCGACTTCGCTCCGCGGATCATGACATGGCTCGGACTCGACGCCACCCACGGATTCGAATTACTCGCCGTCTTCGGTGTCGCCGACACTCGTTTCGGTCGCGCGCTCACGTTGGCGGGGGGCCGACGCGGCCTGAAAGACGTGACCGATACGGTGCAGAGGAACTGGTTGCAGTTCGCCACGCACGGAACACCTTCGGCTGCGTGGCCGAGATACGACACCGATCGGAGAGCAACGCTCGTGTTCGACACCGTCACCACAGTCCAGGACGATCCGCGCAGGGAACGTCGACTGGCGTGGGAAGGGTACGAGGGCTACTACGGGCAGGGCCTGTGAGTCCACTCGAAGTCCACACCGAGAGCGGCGCCGTCGGAGGGCGTCGACTCGACGACCTGATCACCTGGCGCGGAATCCCGTATGCGGCTCCCCCGGTGGGCCCGTTACGGTTACGTGCCCCGCAACCGGCCGAGCCGTGGTCGGATGTCCGGCGAGCCTTCCACTATGGGGCAAGCGCGCCCCAAGGTAGCGGGCCGTGCGACGAAGACTGCCTGACTCTCAACGTGGTGGCTCCCGCGGAGCCGTCCGCGACGCCGCGCCCGGTGATGGTGTTCATCCACGGAGGCGCGTACTCGGGGGGAAGCTCTTCGTCCTCGCTGTACGGTGGCCACTCGCTGGTACGGCGCGGCGACATCGTCTATGTGTCCATCAACTACCGGCTCGGCGCCCTGGGATACGTCGATTTCAGCCAATTCTCCACGCGGGAGCGGCCTTTCGACTCGAATCTCGGCCTGCGCGATCAAATGGCGGCGCTCGAGTGGGTGCAACGCAACATCGCCGAGTTCGGCGGCGACCCCGACAATGTCACGATCTTCGGTGAGTCGGCCGGCGCCAACGCCGTCACCACCCTGATGGGCACACCCGCCGCGAAAGGACTGTTCAGCAAGGCCATCGCACAGAGTCCGCCGGCGGCGTCGGCATACCATCCAGAGCGGGCGGCACGGTGGGCACGCGAATTCGTCGAGATCGCGGGAGTGCCCCTTTCCGAGGCCGCGACCTGGCTGCAGGCCGCGAAGGCCTCCGACTTCGTCGAGGTGGGAACCACTTTGGCGGATCGGGGCGCCGACGAGGAGCCCGGAACACGAGTGTTCGCGCCGGTAGTAGACGGCTTCCTGCTTCCCGCTCACCCGCTCGATACCTTCGCCTCCGGTTCCGGTCACCCGGTTCCCTTGATCATCGGCACCAACCAGTACGAGGGCAGGGTGTTCCCGCGGTTCCTCGATATCCTGCCCACCGACGCCACCCGCATCGAGAAAATGTTCTCGCATGTGGACGAGTCCGTGAAGAAGCGGGCGATCTCCGCGTACCCCGGCTATCCCGGTCGGCGTGCTGCCGCGGACCTCGGCGGTGACGTCACGTTCTGGGAACCATCCCTACTCTGCGCCGAGGGTCATGCCGCCGTAGCCCCCACCTACAGTTACCGATACGACTTCGCTCCCCGCCTCCTCCGCCTCGCCGGACTCGGTGCCACCCACGCCACGGAGATGTACGCGGTGTTCGGGCTGACCGGGCCCTGGGCGCGGGCGCTCACCGCACTCGGTGGGTGGAAAGCGCTGCGCACCGTCACCGACACGGTGCAGTCGCACTGGCTGCATTTCGCACGGCACGGCACGCCGGCGCCCGGCTGGCCCACCTACTCGCGGGAGAACAGGGAAACCCTCATCATCGACGAGAGCAGTCGGGTCGAGAACGATCCGCTCGGCGAGCGTCGTCGCGCCTGGCTCGGCTACGAACACCGGCGCTAGTCCACTTCCGGAAGGTTGTCGCGAGTCGCGCAGGGCCTGCGGTTTCACCCGCGCAGGCCCTGCGGTGTGTCCTACTCTGAGACACCCGCACATTCGCAACGCCTGTTCTCCGCGGTACCGGAGGTGAACATGATCGAACACGACGATCTCGCAGGACTCACCACGGTGGTCACCGGCGCCACGTCCGGACTGGGCGCGGAGACGTGCCGTCAGTTGGCGGCCCGCGGTGCGACGGTCGTGCTGGTCGGCCGCGACCGGGCGAAGGTCGACGAGACGATCGCCGAGTTGTCGTCGGCATACGACCCTGGCCGGTTGAGTTCGGCAACG comes from Rhodococcus oxybenzonivorans and encodes:
- a CDS encoding carboxylesterase/lipase family protein — encoded protein: MASDIRTTGTVATDRAATDTVVKTTDGMVRGRRLDDLVAWRGIPYAAPPVGPLRLRAPQPVTPWSGELDATEFGDAAVQHKKFTVLRPGKYQPSSENCLTLNVLARPGTSGKPRPVMVFVHGGAYTLGMSATALYGGQSLVRRGDIVYVSINYRLGSLGYLDFTQFSTPERPFDSNLGLRDQVAALEWVQRNIAGFGGDPDNVTLFGESAGGNAVTTLMTTPSARGLFARAIAESSAPGLVTTAERAAGWAADYVKLLGAEPENAAEALSTSPVGALGRAGNRLGAKVLVETPGLHPFGPVIDGDFLPKPPLDAFSDGSAHRVPLIIGTNSREGTLFPKVLDALPTDPARIGRMFELTDPAAQARVTAAYPGYPAPDAAVDLGGDLTFWKPSVELAQAHCAYAPTYSYRFDFAPRIMTWLGLDATHGFELLAVFGVADTRFGRALTLAGGRRGLKDVTDTVQRNWLQFATHGTPSAAWPRYDTDRRATLVFDTVTTVQDDPRRERRLAWEGYEGYYGQGL
- a CDS encoding dihydrolipoyl dehydrogenase family protein translates to MTDSVDDAEEYDVIVIGGGPAGENAASYAIAGSERTAALIEHELVGGECSYWACMPSKALLRPGEVLGAARNMAGVSAGALDPQAVLARRDSFTNNHDDSSQVMWADAQGIEVIRGAACLTGERTVTVGGSRRIRARQAVVVATGTTAAIPDTPGLRAALPWASRDATNLREVPRRVAVIGGGVVACESASWLLDLGVEELTMVVRGRGLLAKNEPFAGKLVAEGLEKKGARLLFGADLRGVERPDPQDTGVGRIHGGPATLDVAGQDPFEVDEIVVATGRTPATSGLGVDPRLLDARGYLPTDDHMTTPDGWLYAVGDVNGRALLTHMGKYQARVCGDVIAARAEGRPLDGSRYSASADHGQVPQVVFSDPEVAAVGITEKEARDSGVDVETVEVDIAVAGSSLSRDDFGGHAKLVVDRGSDTLLGATFAGTDVAELVHAATVAVVGRVPLDALWHAVPSYPTVSEVWLRLLEARR
- a CDS encoding carboxylesterase/lipase family protein; this translates as MSPLEVHTESGAVGGRRLDDLITWRGIPYAAPPVGPLRLRAPQPAEPWSDVRRAFHYGASAPQGSGPCDEDCLTLNVVAPAEPSATPRPVMVFIHGGAYSGGSSSSSLYGGHSLVRRGDIVYVSINYRLGALGYVDFSQFSTRERPFDSNLGLRDQMAALEWVQRNIAEFGGDPDNVTIFGESAGANAVTTLMGTPAAKGLFSKAIAQSPPAASAYHPERAARWAREFVEIAGVPLSEAATWLQAAKASDFVEVGTTLADRGADEEPGTRVFAPVVDGFLLPAHPLDTFASGSGHPVPLIIGTNQYEGRVFPRFLDILPTDATRIEKMFSHVDESVKKRAISAYPGYPGRRAAADLGGDVTFWEPSLLCAEGHAAVAPTYSYRYDFAPRLLRLAGLGATHATEMYAVFGLTGPWARALTALGGWKALRTVTDTVQSHWLHFARHGTPAPGWPTYSRENRETLIIDESSRVENDPLGERRRAWLGYEHRR